One part of the Hydra vulgaris chromosome 01, alternate assembly HydraT2T_AEP genome encodes these proteins:
- the LOC136074477 gene encoding uncharacterized protein LOC136074477 — translation MKWRQQIISCSSKANKMLGMIKNTFVKLDVQTLKVLYVTFVRPIIEFAVPVWSPQLKGEIELLEKVQHRATRLNPTLAKMKYEERLEILGLSPLCKRRLRGDLIQTYKLLNKIENVDFLNGFKPNDFQLS, via the coding sequence ATGAAATGGAGACAGCAAATTATATCTTGCAGCTCGAAGGCAAATAAAATGCTGGGAATGATTAAAAACACATTTGTGAAACTGGATGTGCAGACTCTTAAAGTCTTATACGTGACGTTTGTTCGCCCAATAATTGAATTCGCGGTTCCAGTGTGGTCCCCTCAGCTTAAAGGAGAAATAGAACTGCTCGAGAAAGTTCAACACAGGGCTACGCGACTCAATCCGACTCTGGCAAAAATGAAATACGAGGAAAGACTGGAAATTCTTGGCCTCAGCCCATTATGTAAACGCAGACTTCGTGGAGATTTGATCCAGacttataagttattaaataagatTGAAAATGTGGACTTTTTAAACGGTTTCAAGCCTAATGATTTTCAATTATCTTGA